One genomic window of Planctomonas sp. JC2975 includes the following:
- a CDS encoding sensor histidine kinase — translation MQKRAWWDVAVGVTALACAFLIWLDAAVIPGAPKNTIASSSALAAFVVAYAVFGRWLIGCDAPVAAHVYLGLMTLIVALGCAADPNLSVLQAMAYPLIGCLAPGRIRTMLAWDVVLGIAMFAGLALGPAGVSAAAITASLSFVFAVAIGLWIWRIVDWGAERAHLLVELQAAQNREAAAASDAGAVRERERLARDMHDTVAQSLTGLVMLAERAERQALRIDASGALPETLRTMESAARETLREIRSLVAESASQSVEDGLNEAARRVAARFDREAGIAVDVRFDEVELSREQQVVLLRCLQEALANVRKHASASKVEASLRAVDDVLMLEVVDDGVGVAQGRGDGFGLSGMRDRVRTFGGDVTLESAEPNGARLTVTVPTRSTTAADVRGEQVS, via the coding sequence ATGCAGAAGCGCGCATGGTGGGATGTCGCGGTCGGCGTCACCGCACTCGCCTGCGCGTTCCTGATCTGGCTGGACGCCGCTGTCATCCCCGGCGCACCGAAGAACACGATCGCCTCATCGAGTGCGCTGGCGGCGTTCGTGGTGGCGTACGCCGTGTTCGGCAGGTGGCTGATCGGATGCGACGCCCCGGTAGCCGCCCATGTCTACCTCGGCCTGATGACTCTGATCGTCGCTCTCGGTTGTGCTGCCGACCCGAATCTGTCGGTGCTGCAGGCGATGGCGTATCCGCTGATCGGGTGCCTGGCGCCTGGCCGCATCCGGACAATGCTCGCGTGGGACGTCGTACTCGGCATCGCAATGTTCGCGGGCCTCGCGCTCGGACCTGCCGGCGTGAGCGCGGCCGCGATCACGGCATCCTTGTCGTTCGTCTTCGCGGTCGCGATCGGACTCTGGATCTGGCGGATCGTCGACTGGGGTGCAGAGCGCGCCCACCTTCTGGTCGAGCTGCAGGCGGCACAGAACCGGGAAGCGGCAGCTGCCAGCGACGCGGGCGCCGTTCGCGAGCGGGAGCGCCTTGCGCGCGACATGCACGACACAGTCGCACAGTCGTTGACCGGGCTTGTCATGCTCGCCGAGCGGGCTGAGCGGCAGGCGCTGAGAATCGATGCGTCTGGGGCCTTGCCGGAGACGTTGCGCACCATGGAGAGTGCCGCGCGCGAGACTCTGCGCGAGATCCGGTCCTTGGTGGCCGAGTCGGCGTCGCAGTCCGTCGAGGACGGCCTGAACGAGGCGGCCCGTCGGGTGGCGGCACGGTTCGATCGCGAGGCGGGGATCGCAGTCGACGTGCGCTTCGATGAAGTCGAACTCTCCAGGGAGCAGCAGGTGGTGCTGCTGCGCTGTCTCCAGGAGGCGCTCGCGAACGTGCGCAAGCACGCCAGTGCGAGCAAGGTCGAGGCATCACTGCGGGCCGTGGACGACGTCCTCATGCTGGAGGTCGTCGACGACGGGGTCGGCGTGGCCCAAGGCAGGGGCGATGGTTTCGGACTGTCCGGCATGCGGGATCGCGTGCGCACGTTCGGCGGCGATGTGACGCTGGAATCCGCCGAACCCAACGGGGCACGGCTGACCGTCACGGTGCCGACGCGCTCGACGACCGCTGCAGACGTCAGAGGGGAGCAGGTCTCGTGA